One Coffea arabica cultivar ET-39 chromosome 5c, Coffea Arabica ET-39 HiFi, whole genome shotgun sequence DNA window includes the following coding sequences:
- the LOC113690200 gene encoding uncharacterized protein gives MKFTLHFKRRKNTEGHHQFYSLSTTTTSSSSASQTPMCSSPSHLQQPHQEENQANESPQTLEPINPINQPEPDQENPHQEKSNLDRLQQQNDPEQEEEEEDQEDQENPGIILSAFPPPPSSIDVVVADVRMPSLNPPKRLNKRKKGKGSLKKQLTIQKKLHTLLENLNPVPFIPSKILDFTKHEKLLKRLGLWDFFHIEFDRNIRSDLIAQLIATYDPKLRCSYVNEFRIAVNRADLARAFKLPVKKEKSGNLVAAEGVDLDFEALSEESISFIEGFVSNWVLLHEDTWMMPNEVLNWTKAIKDGHPEKVDWAGLFWFMVEKELLKGEQLVDCYYASHLQYLIKSQREEVMVREPREGQDMVDLDAEEEEEVLVREEQDKVELDGKEDVVAKEQDRVELDVEKVVLMAEQDMVELNPGVKEEGDGGNDVGDMTKGGLSIVPEQENDVLVGPNIELTLGQDGGEKEDVKVADVMDVEERREDEEQQEKEQEHRQWLLHGRNNVGEHFMQPCNMEDASGFDSLEERQEEGDELEGEREEEEEDGEEEEEDGFDVGPHDDTLEGDGLTGNFLQALETTQITYGSQGHLHDDSSVDLVADRNDLQHMAAGGPSFYGNTGKRELDHEHDVSHHPLNGSNKRLRIDGPWDNKPLDFGTCMDQMQQLMGRARLMYQEKVQAQEQASFNQQVLLNEVQKRDSMIEHLHKSKCEEIQKRDAEIFRLQRELYLMGNILEDYRKALKQTNKAFAEYRQKCQLPEESIYKDAGPGGVVLTTAEIEKQRLKEEEEYRLACLILEQKAKAAEEGYAFQFGEYLNKVVWLDKRLADLEKGVEELRDYHSKAKVSETEQKAGENSEFETEQKVVVTSAFETDQKIVEVSECDVEKVVETSETETEEKVVENLQIETEEKVVETSEMETEEKAVETSEMETEAEMETEEKAVETSEMETEEKVVKTSECPPSG, from the coding sequence ATGAAGTTTACACTTCACTTCAAGAGGCGCAAAAATACGGAGGGACATCACCAATTCTACTCTttatccaccaccaccacctcctcctcctctgcCTCCCAAACCCCAATGTGTAGTAGTCCCTCTCACCTTCAACAGCCCCACCAAGAAGAAAATCAAGCCAATGAATCTCCCCAAACCCTAGAGCCCATAAACCCCATCAATCAACCCGAACCGGATCAAGAGAACCCACATCAGGAAAAATCCAATCTTGATCGCCTGCAACAGCAAAACGACCCGGAACAGGAAGAAGAGGAGGAAGATCAGGAGGACCAAGAAAACCCAGGTATAATTCTGTCTGCTTTTCCTCCTCCCCCTTCTTCCATTGATGTTGTTGTGGCTGACGTCAGGATGCCGTCACTGAACCCTCCAAAAAGGCTTAATAAAAGGAAGAAGGGTAAAGGGAGTCTTAAGAAACAGCTGACCATTCAGAAGAAATTGCATACCCTTTTGGAGAATTTGAACCCTGTTCCTTTTATACCCTCTAAGATTCTTGATTTTACGAAGCATGAGAAGTTGCTCAAGAGACTGGGGTTGTGGGATTTTTTCCATATTGAATTTGATAGGAATATAAGGTCTGACTTGATTGCTCAGTTGATTGCTACCTATGATCCTAAACTAAGGTGTAGTTATGTTAATGAGTTTAGGATTGCCGTTAATCGGGCAGACTTAGCGAGGGCGTTTAAGTTGCCTGttaagaaagagaaaagtggGAACTTGGTGGCTGCTGAGGGGGTGGACTTGGATTTCGAGGCATTGTCCGAGGAATCCATTAGCTTCATTGAGGGTTTTGTTTCTAATTGGGTGCTTTTGCACGAGGATACTTGGATGATGCCGAATGAGGTGTTGAATTGGACCAAGGCAATCAAAGACGGCCATCCTGAAAAGGTGGATTGGGCAGGGCTGTTTTGGTTCATGGTTGAGAAGGAGTTGTTGAAAGGGGAACAGTTGGTTGATTGCTATTATGCGTCGCATTTGCAGTATTTGATCAAGTCGCAGCGGGAGGAGGTGATGGTGAGGGAGCCAAGGGAGGGGCAGGATATGGTGGACTTGGAtgcggaggaggaggaggaggtgtTAGTGAGGGAGGAGCAGGATAAAGTGGAATTGGATGGGAAGGAGGACGTGGTAGCAAAGGAGCAGGATAGAGTGGAGTTGGACGTGGAGAAGGTGGTTTTGATGGCAGAGCAGGACATGGTGGAGTTGAATCCTGGGGTAAAAGAGGAAGGGGATGGTGGTAATGACGTTGGTGATATGACAAAGGGTGGTTTGAGTATAGTTCCGGAACAGGAAAATGATGTATTGGTAGGGCCGAATATTGAGTTGACTCTTGGGCAAGATGGTGGTGAAAAGGAAGACGTGAAAGTTGCTGACGTGATGGATGTTGAGGAGCGCAGGGAGGATGAGGAGCAGCAGGAGAAGGAGCAGGAGCACAGACAGTGGCTTTTGCATGGAAGAAACAATGTAGGTGAGCATTTCATGCAACCTTGTAATATGGAAGATGCCAGTGGATTTGATAGTCTTGAGGAGAGGCAAGAGGAAGGGGATGAGCtggagggggagagggaggaggaggaggaggatggagaagaagaggaagaggatggaTTTGATGTTGGACCACATGATGATACTCTTGAAGGGGATGGACTAACGGGCAATTTTCTTCAAGCTTTGGAGACAACACAGATTACATATGGTTCACAAGGACATCTTCATGATGATTCTTCAGTTGATCTTGTTGCTGATAGGAATGACTTGCAGCATATGGCTGCAGGTGGCCCATCATTCTATGGTAACACAGGTAAGAGAGAGCTTGACCATGAGCATGATGTCTCTCATCATCCTCTTAATGGTAGCAATAAGAGATTAAGGATTGACGGTCCATGGGATAACAAACCATTGGATTTTGGGACCTGCATGGACCAAATGCAACAACTTATGGGCCGCGCTAGGCTGATGTACCAGGAGAAGGTGCAGGCTCAGGAACAAGCAAGCTTTAATCAGCAGGTATTACTTAATGAGGTGCAGAAAAGGGACAGTATGATCGAGCATTTGCATAAGAGCAAGTGTGAAGAAATACAGAAAAGAGATGCAGAGATCTTTCGTCTACAACGTGAGCTGTATCTAATGGGAAATATTTTGGAAGACTACAGAAAGGCCTTAAAGCAAACCAACAAAGCATTTGCTGAATATAGGCAGAAATGTCAGCTTCCTGAAGAATCAATCTACAAAGATGCTGGTCCGGGAGGGGTTGTATTGACCACTGCAGAAATAGAGAAGCAACGtctgaaagaagaagaagaatatagATTGGCTTGCTTAATTTTGGAGCAGAAGGCTAAGGCAGCTGAGGAAGGATATGCATTCCAATTTGGGGAATACCTAAACAAGGTTGTTTGGCTGGATAAGAGGTTGGCAGACCTTGAGAAGGGTGTGGAAGAGCTTAGAGATTATCATTCAAAGGCCAAGGTTTCAGAAACTGAACAGAAAGCTGGTGAAAATTCAGAATTTGAAACTGAACAGAAGGTCGTTGTAACTTCAGCATTTGAAACTGACCAGAAAATTGTGGAAGTTTCAGAATGCGATGTAGAGAAAGTTGTGGAAACTTCAGAAACTGAAACTGAAGAGAAAGTTGTGGAAAATTTGCAAATTGAAACTGAAGAGAAAGTTGTGGAAACTTCAGAAATGGAAACCGAAGAGAAAGCTGTGGAAACTTCAGAAATGGAAACCGAAGCAGAAATGGAAACCGAAGAGAAAGCTGTGGAAACTTCAGAAATGGAAACTGAAGAGAAAGTTGTGAAAACTTCAGAATGTCCTCCAAGTGGATGA